The Bacteroides acidifaciens genome includes a region encoding these proteins:
- a CDS encoding bacterial Ig-like domain-containing protein: MRLLKKIAYACYSVTFGLLALTGCTDGELYDVNAPDWISDKIQEIEDSKKQPEEEVLEGMQEDVYTIGNTDFTSGWWAAFSKYYVVPDGEKWNAVFNLHINPADNTYYKNFVLVITNDADRGGTGYTEYGAIRFDFAAALNSEWGDYIDRQYISSTLIFSPDESDIDTNVQKLGGKVTLTVDRTSENAFTVKITNSEVTKTYKQPYKEENLNTDASNANIRCFLVTEGSYIDFLQTNIVPIGGLTSAEDKNPVSMVLQDVPELINVGTPLEEAMADVSAIVTFEEGVTKNVSAAELTFSAIPDMEQPGVKTLVAIYNKTFKGENCDKPIMASTTFEAVEKIASIEVTTLPSHTRYYYYTSAATTSLTDRTMVFDPTGLVVTATYTDGSTRTVDNARLSFSAVPAKPGSQSVTITAGEEVTATVEVTVSESTTSAVTNSTNMVGVEDNSTGWWTVFSDDFNVAAGETKSITFTNHSNRTANHCNFVVILRKTNKAEYAVVRADNYGWDGNADDGIGYEACIHNGTQGDWGTWLSGMDGAQVTIYVTNCGNGTTDVQAVMEGTTGTTSTQYYLGINTVDPSDLNFALTIEGGHLVFNNN; encoded by the coding sequence ATGAGATTACTAAAAAAAATAGCATACGCTTGCTATTCCGTAACCTTTGGGTTACTGGCATTGACAGGCTGTACGGATGGCGAACTTTATGACGTAAACGCCCCCGACTGGATTTCCGATAAGATACAGGAAATTGAAGATTCGAAGAAACAACCGGAAGAGGAGGTGCTTGAGGGCATGCAAGAAGATGTGTACACCATCGGAAATACAGATTTCACCTCCGGTTGGTGGGCTGCTTTCTCCAAGTATTACGTGGTACCCGATGGCGAAAAGTGGAATGCGGTGTTCAATCTCCACATCAACCCGGCCGATAACACGTATTACAAGAACTTTGTCCTTGTAATCACCAACGATGCAGATCGTGGAGGTACAGGATACACTGAATACGGAGCCATCCGCTTTGACTTCGCAGCAGCCCTCAATTCCGAGTGGGGCGATTATATCGATAGGCAATACATCTCGAGTACGTTGATTTTCAGTCCCGACGAAAGCGACATAGATACCAATGTACAGAAATTGGGCGGTAAGGTGACACTTACCGTAGATCGCACCAGCGAAAATGCTTTCACCGTAAAGATAACCAACAGCGAGGTGACTAAAACTTACAAACAGCCATACAAGGAAGAAAATCTTAACACCGATGCAAGCAACGCCAATATCCGCTGCTTCTTGGTTACCGAAGGCTCTTACATCGACTTCTTGCAAACCAACATCGTCCCTATTGGGGGCCTTACTTCTGCCGAAGACAAGAATCCGGTATCGATGGTGCTGCAAGACGTACCCGAACTAATCAACGTAGGTACTCCGCTCGAAGAAGCCATGGCTGATGTCTCGGCCATCGTCACCTTTGAAGAGGGAGTGACCAAAAACGTATCAGCTGCCGAACTCACATTCTCTGCCATCCCCGATATGGAACAACCGGGTGTAAAAACTCTTGTGGCCATCTACAATAAGACCTTTAAGGGTGAGAATTGCGATAAGCCGATTATGGCTAGTACTACCTTTGAAGCTGTGGAAAAGATTGCATCCATCGAAGTGACTACCCTACCCTCGCACACGCGATACTATTATTATACTTCGGCAGCTACCACGAGCTTGACGGACCGGACAATGGTCTTCGACCCGACAGGTCTAGTGGTTACGGCAACTTACACCGATGGAAGTACAAGAACCGTCGACAACGCGAGACTCAGCTTCTCCGCCGTTCCCGCGAAGCCCGGTTCTCAGAGCGTTACCATTACCGCTGGAGAAGAAGTCACCGCAACAGTAGAGGTTACCGTCTCTGAATCTACAACTTCTGCAGTGACAAACTCAACTAACATGGTAGGAGTTGAAGACAACTCAACGGGTTGGTGGACAGTTTTCTCAGACGACTTCAATGTAGCTGCGGGCGAGACAAAGTCCATCACCTTCACTAACCACAGCAATAGAACTGCCAATCATTGCAACTTCGTTGTGATTCTCCGTAAAACCAATAAAGCCGAATACGCAGTGGTTCGCGCTGACAATTATGGATGGGACGGAAATGCAGATGACGGTATTGGATACGAAGCCTGCATTCACAACGGAACACAAGGTGACTGGGGCACTTGGCTTAGTGGAATGGATGGTGCCCAAGTAACAATCTATGTAACGAACTGCGGCAATGGCACCACCGACGTTCAGGCAGTGATGGAGGGTACTACAGGCACCACTTCTACCCAGTACTATTTAGGTATCAACACAGTAGATCCCAGCGACCTGAACTTCGCATTGACCATTGAAGGTGGTCATCTCGTCTTCAATAATAATTAA
- a CDS encoding arabinan endo-1,5-alpha-L-arabinosidase, with protein MKKLTFLLISLLTVFVFAACSDGLDNIEYNRNSDIAIATPEVTATTGTSLTVTSSITGNLNNVVKKGFCYSVNAQNPTIKDNIVDADENFSATISGLTGNTSYYIRAYVYGNSRYTYSDVLTATTESQSLDEQLKNYVAPTYEDNYVDIAAWNQRSKWNLANVHDPTVMKADDGYYYMYQTDASYGNAHSGNGHFHARRSRDLVNWEYLGATMTETPPTWIKEKLNAYREEMGLEPIESPSYGYWAPVARKVATGKYRMYYSIVITNYIKTGKPEIENNGNFDGSWTERAFIGLMETADPASNIWEDKGFVVCSASDKGKTDYLRPSTGDWNGYFKINAIDPTYIITENGEHWMIYGSWHSGIAALQLNPEDGKPLNALGKPWNITGDDNSGYGKIIAKRGSSRWQASEGPEIIYRNGYYYLFLAYGTLSVEYNTRVCRSANIDGPYVDIDGNSAMGNGELYPILTAPYKFNNSYGWVGISHCGIFDDGEGNWFYTSQGRFPVNVGGNEHSNAIMMGHVRSIRWDANGWPLVMPERYGAVPQVPITEAEIAGDWEHLALTAAGVSTQRASETMTYDLSTHKITTGSWKSATWTFDEAAQTITTSSGVVLYLQREVDWEVTPRTHTIVYAAHGTQKTYWGKKIQ; from the coding sequence ATGAAAAAACTAACATTTTTATTAATATCCCTGCTGACGGTCTTTGTTTTTGCAGCTTGCTCCGATGGGCTGGACAATATCGAATACAATAGAAACAGCGATATAGCCATAGCCACCCCCGAAGTAACTGCAACCACAGGCACCTCGCTGACTGTCACTTCATCGATCACTGGCAATCTGAATAACGTAGTCAAGAAGGGCTTTTGCTACAGTGTCAATGCACAGAACCCAACCATCAAAGATAACATAGTGGATGCCGACGAGAATTTCAGCGCCACGATTTCCGGATTGACGGGCAATACCTCTTACTATATCCGTGCTTATGTCTACGGTAACAGCCGTTATACCTATTCGGATGTGCTCACGGCAACAACAGAAAGCCAAAGCCTTGACGAACAACTCAAAAACTACGTGGCACCCACCTATGAAGACAATTACGTGGACATAGCTGCCTGGAACCAACGCAGTAAATGGAACTTGGCCAACGTTCATGACCCCACAGTGATGAAAGCAGATGACGGATATTATTATATGTATCAGACAGATGCTTCTTACGGAAATGCACACTCCGGTAACGGACATTTCCATGCACGGCGTTCACGTGACCTTGTCAACTGGGAATATCTCGGAGCAACCATGACCGAAACTCCTCCTACTTGGATTAAAGAGAAGCTGAATGCCTATCGTGAAGAAATGGGACTGGAGCCTATCGAAAGCCCTTCTTATGGTTATTGGGCTCCGGTTGCCCGCAAAGTTGCTACCGGCAAATACCGGATGTACTACTCCATCGTGATTACCAACTACATCAAAACAGGCAAACCGGAAATAGAAAACAACGGAAACTTCGACGGTTCATGGACCGAACGCGCCTTCATCGGACTGATGGAAACAGCCGACCCGGCAAGCAATATCTGGGAAGACAAGGGTTTCGTTGTTTGCTCTGCCAGTGATAAAGGCAAAACGGATTACTTACGTCCAAGTACCGGCGATTGGAACGGTTATTTCAAGATCAATGCTATCGACCCGACCTATATTATTACTGAGAACGGAGAACACTGGATGATCTATGGCTCATGGCACAGTGGTATCGCTGCTTTACAACTAAATCCGGAAGATGGCAAGCCACTAAATGCTTTAGGCAAACCCTGGAATATTACGGGAGATGATAACTCCGGCTATGGAAAAATCATAGCCAAACGTGGTAGCAGCCGCTGGCAAGCATCTGAAGGACCGGAAATTATTTATCGCAACGGTTATTATTATCTTTTCCTGGCTTATGGCACATTATCCGTAGAATACAACACACGTGTTTGCCGCTCTGCCAACATTGATGGGCCTTACGTAGATATAGACGGAAACTCTGCCATGGGTAACGGCGAGCTATATCCGATACTGACTGCCCCTTACAAGTTCAATAATAGCTACGGTTGGGTAGGTATCTCTCACTGTGGTATATTCGATGATGGAGAAGGCAACTGGTTCTATACCTCTCAAGGGCGTTTCCCTGTGAATGTGGGTGGAAATGAACACTCAAATGCTATCATGATGGGACATGTCCGCAGTATCCGTTGGGATGCCAATGGCTGGCCTCTCGTTATGCCCGAAAGATACGGAGCAGTGCCACAAGTACCTATCACAGAAGCTGAAATAGCAGGAGATTGGGAACATTTGGCATTAACGGCAGCCGGTGTAAGTACTCAAAGGGCTTCCGAAACAATGACTTACGACCTCAGTACTCATAAAATAACTACAGGCAGCTGGAAAAGTGCCACATGGACATTTGATGAAGCCGCACAAACAATAACAACAAGTTCCGGAGTCGTACTTTACCTGCAACGTGAAGTAGACTGGGAAGTTACTCCCAGAACGCATACCATCGTTTATGCTGCCCACGGTACACAAAAGACTTATTGGGGAAAGAAAATCCAATAA
- a CDS encoding aldose epimerase family protein: protein MKKHFLLAGIAALMLSACNNKPASELTLSGLDPVNFQTEVNNAQTNLYTLKNKAGMEVCITNFGGRIVSIMVPDKNGKMQDVVLGFDSIADYINVPSDFGASIGRYANRINQGRFVLDGDTIQLPQNNFGHCLHGGPKGWQYQVYEANLIDPMTLELTRISPDGDENFPGNVTAKVTYQLTEDNAIDIKYSATTDKKTIINMTNHSYFNLAGNPSKASTDNIMYVNADYYTPVDSTFMTTGEIAPVKDTPMDFTTPKAVGQEINNYDFVQLKNGNGYDHNWVLNTKGDISQVAAKLTSPESGITLEVYTNEPGIQVYTGNFLDGTVTGKKGIVYNQRASVCLETQHYPDSPNKADWPSVVLEPGQTYNSECIFKFSVEK, encoded by the coding sequence ATGAAAAAACATTTTCTACTTGCAGGAATTGCAGCACTGATGCTGTCAGCATGCAATAACAAGCCGGCTTCCGAGCTGACTTTATCCGGTCTTGATCCGGTAAATTTTCAAACAGAAGTGAACAATGCCCAAACGAATCTTTATACATTAAAGAATAAGGCAGGCATGGAAGTATGCATCACTAACTTCGGGGGACGCATCGTGTCTATCATGGTGCCGGACAAAAACGGAAAGATGCAGGATGTAGTTTTAGGTTTTGACAGCATTGCTGATTATATTAATGTACCGAGCGATTTCGGCGCTTCTATCGGACGTTATGCCAACCGTATCAACCAAGGACGTTTTGTCTTAGACGGTGACACTATCCAGTTGCCGCAAAATAACTTCGGTCACTGTCTGCACGGCGGTCCGAAAGGCTGGCAATATCAGGTTTATGAAGCCAACCTTATTGACCCTATGACATTGGAACTGACCCGTATTTCACCCGATGGTGACGAAAACTTCCCGGGCAATGTTACAGCTAAAGTGACTTACCAACTGACCGAAGATAACGCTATCGACATTAAATATAGCGCTACTACTGATAAAAAGACGATTATCAACATGACCAACCACTCTTACTTCAACCTGGCAGGTAATCCGTCAAAAGCTTCAACTGATAATATCATGTATGTAAACGCAGACTACTACACTCCAGTAGACAGTACCTTTATGACAACAGGCGAAATAGCCCCAGTAAAAGACACTCCGATGGACTTCACTACTCCAAAAGCAGTAGGACAGGAAATCAACAACTACGATTTCGTCCAGTTGAAGAACGGAAACGGATATGACCATAACTGGGTACTGAACACGAAAGGCGACATTTCCCAGGTAGCAGCCAAACTGACTTCTCCTGAAAGCGGTATTACCCTGGAAGTCTATACCAACGAACCGGGTATCCAGGTTTATACAGGCAACTTCCTCGACGGAACCGTAACCGGAAAGAAAGGTATCGTCTACAACCAACGTGCTTCCGTATGTCTGGAAACACAGCACTATCCTGACAGTCCCAACAAGGCAGACTGGCCTTCAGTGGTTCTGGAACCGGGACAAACATACAACAGCGAATGTATTTTCAAATTCTCAGTAGAGAAATAA
- a CDS encoding sodium:solute symporter gives MEALDWVVIGVFFLALIGIIVWVVRQKQNDSADYFLGGRDATWLAIGASIFASNIGSEHLIGLAGAGASSGMAMAHWEIQGWMILILGWVFVPFYTRSMVYTMPEFLERRYNPQSRTILSVISLVSYVLTKVAVTVYAGGLVFQQVFGIKELWGIDFFWIAAIGLVLLTALYTIFGGMKSVLYTSVLQTPILLLGSLIILVLGFKELGGWDEMMKVCGAVTVNDYGDTMTNLIRSNDDANFPWLGALIGSAIIGFWYWCTDQFIVQRVLSGKNEKEARRGTIFGAYLKLLPVFLFLIPGMIAFALHQKYIGAGGEGFLPMLANGNANADAAFPTLVAKLLPAGVKGLVVCGILAALMSSLASLFNSSAMLFTIDFYKRFRPETPEKKLVGIGQIATVVIVILGILWIPIMRSVGDVLYTYLQDVQSVLAPGIAAAFLLGICWKRTSAQGGMWGLISGMVIGLTRLGAKVYYSNVGEVADSTFKYLFYDMNWLFFCGWMFLFCIIVVIVVSLATEAPTTEKIQGLVFGTATKEQKAATRASWNHWDIIHTVIILAITGAFYWYFW, from the coding sequence GTGGAAGCATTAGATTGGGTAGTAATTGGAGTCTTCTTTTTGGCTCTGATCGGTATTATCGTCTGGGTAGTCAGACAAAAACAAAATGACTCGGCAGATTATTTCTTAGGCGGACGCGACGCGACATGGCTCGCAATCGGCGCCTCTATCTTTGCATCAAACATCGGTTCGGAACATTTAATCGGACTGGCGGGAGCCGGAGCATCCAGCGGTATGGCTATGGCACACTGGGAAATCCAGGGATGGATGATTTTGATTTTGGGATGGGTATTCGTTCCTTTCTATACACGAAGCATGGTATATACGATGCCTGAATTCCTGGAACGCCGTTATAATCCTCAGTCACGTACCATCTTGTCAGTTATTTCTTTAGTAAGTTACGTATTGACTAAGGTGGCTGTTACCGTATATGCCGGTGGTTTGGTATTCCAACAGGTATTCGGTATCAAAGAACTTTGGGGAATCGACTTCTTCTGGATTGCAGCAATCGGTCTGGTACTCTTGACTGCACTTTATACAATCTTCGGTGGTATGAAATCCGTATTGTACACTTCTGTGCTACAGACCCCTATCCTTCTGTTAGGTTCATTAATCATCCTTGTGCTTGGTTTCAAAGAACTCGGTGGATGGGACGAAATGATGAAAGTTTGTGGTGCTGTAACTGTAAATGATTACGGTGATACAATGACTAACCTCATTCGTAGTAATGATGATGCAAACTTCCCCTGGCTGGGTGCTTTGATTGGTTCTGCTATTATCGGCTTCTGGTACTGGTGTACTGACCAGTTTATCGTACAACGTGTGCTTTCCGGAAAGAATGAAAAGGAAGCCCGTCGTGGTACTATCTTCGGCGCTTACCTGAAACTGTTGCCTGTATTCCTGTTCCTGATTCCGGGTATGATTGCTTTTGCTTTACATCAGAAATATATCGGTGCCGGTGGTGAAGGTTTCCTTCCGATGCTCGCGAACGGCAATGCAAATGCCGATGCAGCTTTCCCGACATTAGTAGCTAAATTACTTCCTGCCGGTGTGAAAGGTTTGGTAGTATGTGGTATTCTTGCCGCTCTGATGAGTTCTTTGGCTTCTTTATTTAACTCATCTGCCATGTTGTTTACAATCGACTTCTACAAGCGTTTCAGACCGGAAACACCGGAAAAGAAACTGGTAGGTATCGGTCAGATTGCAACAGTTGTTATCGTAATTCTGGGTATTCTTTGGATTCCCATCATGCGTAGCGTTGGCGATGTACTTTACACATATTTGCAGGACGTTCAGTCTGTACTGGCTCCGGGTATTGCCGCAGCTTTCTTATTGGGAATCTGCTGGAAGCGTACTTCCGCCCAAGGTGGTATGTGGGGATTGATTTCGGGTATGGTGATTGGTTTAACCCGCTTAGGGGCTAAAGTATATTACAGTAATGTCGGTGAAGTAGCAGACTCTACATTCAAATATTTGTTCTACGATATGAACTGGTTGTTCTTCTGCGGATGGATGTTCCTATTCTGTATCATCGTAGTAATCGTAGTCAGCCTGGCAACAGAAGCCCCGACAACCGAAAAAATCCAGGGACTGGTATTCGGTACGGCTACCAAAGAACAAAAAGCGGCTACACGTGCAAGCTGGAATCACTGGGATATTATCCATACAGTTATTATCCTGGCTATCACAGGTGCATTCTACTGGTATTTCTGGTAA
- a CDS encoding NUDIX hydrolase, translating to MNNYYSSNPTFYLGIDCIIFGFNEGELNLLLLKRNFEPAMGEWSLMGGFVQNNESVDDAAKRVLAELTGLENVYMEQVGTFGAVDRDPGERVISVAYYALININEYDRKLVKKHNAYWVNINELPQLIFDHPEMVAQARELMKQKASSKPIGFNLLPKLFTLSQLQSLYEAIYGEEMDKRNFRKRVAGMDYVEKTDKIDKLGSKRGAALYKFNSKVYRKDPKFKL from the coding sequence ATGAATAACTATTATAGCTCGAATCCTACTTTCTATCTTGGTATCGACTGTATTATCTTCGGTTTTAACGAAGGCGAATTAAACCTGCTGTTGTTGAAAAGAAATTTTGAACCGGCAATGGGCGAATGGTCATTGATGGGAGGGTTCGTGCAAAACAATGAAAGCGTGGACGATGCTGCCAAACGTGTACTAGCGGAGCTTACAGGATTGGAAAACGTGTATATGGAACAGGTGGGAACCTTCGGGGCGGTTGACCGCGACCCGGGAGAACGGGTAATTTCCGTTGCATACTATGCGCTCATCAACATCAATGAATACGACCGGAAACTGGTAAAGAAACACAATGCTTACTGGGTTAATATCAATGAACTCCCCCAACTGATTTTCGACCACCCTGAAATGGTGGCACAAGCACGAGAGTTAATGAAACAGAAAGCATCTTCCAAGCCAATCGGTTTCAATTTATTGCCGAAGCTCTTCACATTGTCTCAATTGCAAAGCCTGTATGAAGCCATTTACGGTGAGGAGATGGACAAGCGGAATTTCCGCAAGCGTGTTGCAGGAATGGACTACGTAGAAAAGACGGACAAAATAGATAAACTGGGTTCTAAGCGCGGTGCAGCCTTGTATAAGTTTAACAGCAAAGTTTACCGCAAAGACCCGAAATTTAAATTATAA
- a CDS encoding L-ribulose-5-phosphate 4-epimerase: MLEELKEKVFHANLELVKHGLVIFTWGNVSAIDRESGLVVIKPSGVSYDDMKAEDMVVVDLEGKVVEGRLKPSSDTPTHVVLYKAFPEIGGVVHTHSTYATAWAQAGCDIPNIGTTHADYFHDAIPCTADMTETEVKGAYELETGNVIVKRFEGLNPVHTPGVLVKNHGPFSWGKDAHDAVHNAVVMEQVAKMASIAYAVNPNLTMNPLLVEKHFSRKHGPNAYYGQ; the protein is encoded by the coding sequence ATGCTGGAAGAACTGAAAGAAAAAGTGTTTCATGCCAATCTCGAATTGGTAAAGCATGGATTAGTCATCTTTACCTGGGGAAATGTTTCTGCCATCGACCGTGAAAGCGGACTGGTAGTAATCAAGCCCAGCGGTGTAAGTTATGATGATATGAAAGCAGAAGATATGGTAGTAGTGGATTTAGAAGGCAAAGTCGTTGAAGGACGACTGAAGCCTTCCTCAGATACTCCCACTCACGTAGTACTCTACAAAGCATTCCCGGAAATCGGCGGAGTGGTACACACCCACTCTACTTATGCGACAGCTTGGGCACAGGCCGGTTGTGACATTCCGAATATAGGAACGACTCATGCTGATTATTTCCATGACGCCATCCCCTGCACGGCAGACATGACGGAAACGGAAGTGAAGGGTGCCTACGAACTGGAAACTGGAAATGTGATTGTGAAACGTTTCGAAGGATTGAATCCCGTACATACACCGGGAGTTCTAGTGAAGAACCACGGTCCTTTCTCCTGGGGAAAGGACGCCCACGATGCAGTGCACAATGCCGTAGTGATGGAGCAGGTAGCCAAGATGGCAAGCATTGCTTATGCCGTCAACCCGAACTTGACAATGAACCCGTTGCTGGTGGAAAAACATTTCAGCCGCAAACATGGTCCGAACGCTTATTACGGACAATAA
- the araA gene encoding L-arabinose isomerase codes for MNAFDQYEVWFVTGAQLLYGGDAVIAVDAHSNEMVNGLNESGKLPVKVVYKGTANSSKEVETVFKAANNDDKCIGVITWMHTFSPAKMWIHGLQQLKKPLLHLHTQFNKEIPWDTMDMDFMNLNQSAHGDREFGHICTRMRIRRKVVVGYWKEEETQHKIAGWMRVCAGWADSQDMLIIRFGDQMNNVAVTDGDKVEAEQRMGYHVDYCPVSELMEYHKEIKNEEVDALVATYFKEYDHDSSLEDKSTEAYQKVWNAAKAELAIRAILKVKGAKGFTTNFDDLGDIEYNGFDQIPGLASQRLMAEGYGFGAEGDWKSAALYRTVWVMNQGLPKGCSFLEDYTLNFDGANSSILQSHMLEICPLIAANKPRLEVHFLGIGIRKSQTARLVFTSKTGAGCTATIVDMGNRFRLIVNDVECIEPKPLPKLPVASALWIPMPNLEVGAGAWILAGGTHHSCFSYDLTAEYWEDYAEIAGIEMVHINKDTTISCFKKELRMNEVYYMLNKALC; via the coding sequence ATGAACGCATTTGACCAATATGAAGTATGGTTCGTAACAGGAGCACAGCTTTTGTACGGAGGTGACGCAGTAATCGCAGTAGACGCACACTCTAATGAAATGGTGAACGGACTGAATGAATCCGGCAAACTTCCTGTTAAAGTGGTATATAAGGGAACAGCCAACTCTTCCAAAGAGGTGGAAACTGTTTTCAAAGCTGCTAACAACGATGACAAATGTATCGGTGTCATCACTTGGATGCATACTTTCTCTCCTGCCAAAATGTGGATTCACGGTCTGCAACAACTGAAAAAACCGTTGCTGCACCTGCACACCCAGTTCAACAAGGAAATTCCCTGGGATACAATGGACATGGATTTCATGAACCTGAACCAATCAGCTCATGGCGACCGTGAATTCGGGCACATCTGTACCCGTATGCGTATCCGTCGCAAAGTAGTGGTAGGTTACTGGAAAGAAGAAGAAACACAGCACAAGATTGCCGGTTGGATGCGCGTTTGCGCCGGTTGGGCAGACTCTCAGGATATGCTGATTATCCGTTTCGGCGACCAGATGAACAATGTAGCCGTAACCGATGGTGACAAAGTGGAAGCTGAACAACGCATGGGTTATCACGTAGACTACTGTCCGGTAAGCGAACTGATGGAATATCACAAAGAAATCAAGAATGAAGAGGTAGATGCACTGGTGGCTACTTACTTCAAGGAATACGACCACGATTCTTCTTTGGAAGACAAATCGACCGAAGCTTATCAAAAAGTATGGAACGCAGCTAAAGCAGAACTTGCCATCCGTGCCATTCTGAAAGTTAAAGGCGCTAAAGGATTCACTACCAACTTTGATGATTTGGGCGATATCGAATACAACGGATTTGACCAGATTCCGGGATTGGCTTCCCAACGCCTGATGGCGGAAGGCTACGGATTCGGTGCTGAAGGCGACTGGAAATCGGCTGCTCTTTACCGTACTGTATGGGTAATGAATCAGGGACTTCCGAAAGGCTGCTCATTCCTTGAAGATTATACACTGAACTTCGACGGTGCCAACAGCTCTATCCTACAGTCACACATGTTGGAAATCTGTCCGCTTATTGCTGCCAACAAACCTCGCCTGGAAGTACACTTCCTCGGTATAGGTATCCGCAAGAGCCAAACTGCAAGATTGGTATTTACTTCAAAGACAGGTGCAGGATGTACTGCTACAATAGTAGATATGGGTAACCGCTTCCGCCTGATTGTAAACGACGTAGAATGTATCGAGCCGAAACCGCTGCCTAAATTGCCGGTTGCTTCCGCTCTTTGGATTCCGATGCCTAACCTTGAAGTAGGTGCAGGTGCATGGATTCTGGCAGGTGGTACCCACCACTCTTGCTTCTCTTACGACCTGACAGCCGAATACTGGGAAGACTATGCGGAAATTGCAGGCATCGAAATGGTACATATCAACAAAGATACTACTATCAGTTGCTTCAAGAAAGAACTGCGCATGAACGAGGTGTATTACATGCTGAATAAGGCGCTTTGCTAA